The Kluyveromyces lactis strain NRRL Y-1140 chromosome D complete sequence genome has a window encoding:
- the RSC9 gene encoding Rsc9p (similar to uniprot|Q03124 Saccharomyces cerevisiae YML127W RSC9 One of 15 subunits of the 'Remodel the Structure of Chromatin' (RSC) complex DNA-binding protein involved in the synthesis of rRNA and in transcriptional repression and activation of genes regulated by the Target of Rapamycin (TOR) pathway), giving the protein MSSHSVTPVINAEGETAIPSLKTLPATQLNISRDQTNGITAKPVAGLQQSLGSLPIFNHLPVNSKIGVDDLTRMKMALLSGIDEEVKFALKRYLRYSINASYVIKLNENLDLLPIIMPLITACREYIPQLVGPISNQAFEALQKGSITMLLLRNLAQDSENTSILATDMELKSFILFVLEWANTFNSKDSAIYQSHTSSFNELLIYTLDLMEAISSYIAPAKKDDLYFQNLCLIFRDTKDRYCVISILRSLSRLLVRSKSDQKSAADNLDDSLLNKIVHNLLIDRDEELIIASLDFLYQYILPGHQRIKTLLSHKERYDILVSTLPVLLTYHVSTPDYHALSNTNIKLIQRVKPQPPAHAPELPMPLLKELFELNEPMRATSWLRCCFERSLNGEVTQILLWKTYEQTFSEQVKLTDRKLITAVDFIKNVSNALPGASALVVVDEATSKKKFVIRGIQPRRKALSIVEANKDIDQSSPIQTETPDEFESNNTPSEAVQICLPDIVFPENLSDVSKASASFLSLVSNDSTEIVAQFIHDMKPLILHQIADVPPLNTVLLDFIHSG; this is encoded by the coding sequence ATGTCCAGCCATTCAGTCACTCCGGTGATCAATGCTGAAGGAGAAACAGCGATTCCAAGCTTGAAGACATTGCCCGCAACACAATTAAATATTAGCAGAGACCAGACCAATGGTATTACCGCTAAGCCTGTTGCTGGGTTGCAACAATCATTAGGCAGTTTGCCTATCTTCAATCATTTGCCTGTAAACTCTAAGATTGGTGTTGATGATCTCACCCGTATGAAGATGGCATTGTTAAGTGGAATAGACGAAGAAGTTAAATTTGCATTGAAAAGATATTTACGGTATAGCATTAACGCTTCTTatgttatcaaattgaatgaGAATTTGGATTTGTTGCCCATTATTATGCCCTTGATTACAGCATGCAGAGAATACATTCCACAGCTTGTTGGCCCAATTTCCAATCAGGCTTTTGAAGCCCTACAAAAAGGTTCAATTACAATGcttcttttgagaaattTGGCACAGGACTCGGAAAACACTTCGATATTAGCCACCGAtatggaattgaaatcgTTCATATTGTTCGTGTTGGAGTGGGCAAATACGTTCAATTCGAAGGATTCGGCAATCTATCAGTCACATACATCCAGTTTCAACGAATTGTTAATCTATACTCTTGATTTAATGGAGGCGATTTCATCTTATATTGCACCAGCAAAAAAAGACGATCTATATTTCCAAAACCTCTGTTTGATATTTCGTGATACAAAGGATAGATACTGCGTGATCTCAATTTTGAGATCATTATCTAGACTCTTGGTGAGATCTAAATCGGACCAAAAGAGTGCAGCAGATAATTTGGATGATAGTTTGTTGAACAAGATTGTTCATAACCTTTTAATTGATAGGGATGAAGAGTTAATAATTGCTTCATTAGATTTCCTTTATCAATATATATTACCTGGTCATCAGAGAATAAAGACATTACTATCACATAAGGAAAGATATGATATCCTAGTTAGTACTCTCCCTGTTCTCCTCACGTATCATGTATCAACCCCTGATTATCATGCCCTTTCGAATACTAATATCAAACTTATACAGAGGGTAAAACCTCAACCACCAGCACACGCGCCTGAATTGCCAATGCCACTGCTCAAGGAATTATTTGAGCTAAACGAACCAATGCGTGCCACTTCCTGGTTGAGATGCTGCTTTGAGAGATCTCTGAATGGCGAAGTAACACAGATTCTTCTATGGAAAACTTATGAACAAACATTCAGCGAACAAGTAAAACTAACAGATCGAAAATTGATAACTGCCGTTGATTTCATTAAAAATGTTTCGAATGCTTTGCCCGGTGCATCCGCTTTGGTAGTTGTAGATGAAGCAACGtcgaagaaaaaatttgtAATAAGAGGTATACAGCCTCGCAGAAAAGCTCTTTCAATCGTAGAGGCAAATAAAGATATTGACCAGTCCTCGCCTATACAGACTGAAACCCCggatgaatttgaaagcAACAATACTCCATCGGAAGCAGTTCAAATTTGTTTGCCAGATATTGTTTTCCCCGAGAATCTTTCTGATGTATCTAAAGCAAGTGCGTCATTCCTTTCACTTGTTTCTAACGATAGTACCGAGATCGTGGCACAATTTATTCATGATATGAAACCTTTGATATTACATCAAATTGCTGACGTGCCACCTTTAAATACTGTTCTTTTGGACTTCATACATTCAGGTTGA
- the MSC1 gene encoding double-strand break repair enhancer MSC1 (similar to uniprot|Q03104 Saccharomyces cerevisiae YML128C MSC1 Protein of unknown function green fluorescent protein (GFP)-fusion protein localizes to the endoplasmic reticulum msc1 mutants are defective in directing meiotic recombination events to homologous chromatids): MKLSSALIFCAAACQVVICNNLFENWSSQDIIQYLKDTGDSAKKDADTSLEELKAYASQKWSEHAQPKPWWKVWPDERDQDNWWNFQSEPSTTESISNWLFDTWSAKDLRKTLRNAGVKFDTDTSYDNLKSLAKENFDKINKKLGSSGYYSTESYFNQWDDYDLKAWLDKHGVTYDKAKANKEELLSLVRKNIYKASQVYSEERLSALESLDLAKKQLYDKSNKLKSDLFDSWSSDDIYDWLQSHSIQVKENAKENRDQLLDVANKNINLLEDDIKWYTEASKSKASALLTKSTDSVNSVWEAFKGKLSGAYHDDNVINDTFLLGVQSWPKKRLQNFLDARGVKYHLLSTKAELLKLVYENRNKPLKSWENAYDEAKHWWNKQNIVGKAKSTGSDILNKVSDYESTAVDSFQRSFDSMSNSDLIEYLKSYSVKPSDLNSLSKEQLVERAKENTQWFFGVPQKPWYSRAADNTLNFAKRAYAVIRP, translated from the coding sequence ATGAAGCTTAGTAGTgctttgatattttgtGCAGCTGCTTGCCAAGTAGTTATTTGCAACAAtctatttgaaaattgGTCTAGTCAAGACATTattcaatatttgaagGACACTGGTGACTCTGCTAAAAAGGATGCAGACACTTCacttgaagaattgaaggCTTACGCTAGTCAGAAATGGTCTGAGCATGCGCAACCAAAACCGTGGTGGAAAGTCTGGCCGGATGAAAGGGATCAAGATAACTGGTGGAACTTCCAATCAGAACCAAGCACAACTGAGTCTATTTCCAATTGGTTATTTGACACTTGGTCTGCGAAGGATTTGAGGAAAACCTTGAGGAACGCTGGTGTCAAGTTCGACACCGATACTTCTTATGACAATTTGAAGTCATTGGCCAAGGAGAATTTCGATAAAATCAATAAAAAGCTGGGTAGTTCCGGTTACTATTCGACTGAATCCTACTTCAATCAATGGGATGATTATGACTTGAAAGCCTGGTTAGATAAGCACGGTGTCACTTATGACAAGGCTAAGGCTAACAAGGAAGAATTGTTGTCCCTTGTTAGAAAAAACATTTACAAGGCCTCTCAAGTTTACTCTGAGGAGAGATTGAGTGCATTGGAATCGTTAGATTTGGCCAAGAAACAACTATATGATAAGTCCAACAAATTAAAGAGCGACCTATTTGATTCTTGGTCTTCGGATGACATTTACGACTGGTTGCAATCTCATAGCATCCaagtgaaagaaaatgctAAAGAAAATCGTGATCAACTACTAGACGTTGCCAACAAGAACATAAATTTGttagaagatgatatcaaatgGTACACCGAAGCTTCTAAATCAAAGGCTTCTGCTCTATTGACAAAAAGCACCGACTCAGTGAATTCGGTTTGGGAAGCTTTCAAGGGTAAGTTATCTGGTGCTTACCACGACGACAACGTCATCAATGACACATTTTTGCTAGGTGTTCAATCATGGCCAAAGAAGAGACTCCAGAACTTCCTTGACGCTCGTGGTGTAAAATACCATTTATTGTCTACTAAAGCTGAACTCTTGAAACTAGTATATGAGAACCGCAACAAGCCATTGAAGTCATGGGAAAACGCTTACGATGAAGCCAAGCACTGGTGGAACAAGCAAAACATCGTTGGTAAGGCCAAGAGTACTGGTTCAGACATTCTGAATAAAGTTTCTGACTACGAAAGCACCGCTGTTGACAGTTTCCAACGCTCCTTTGACTCGATGTCTAACAGCGACCTAATcgaatatttgaagagttACTCTGTTAAACCATCCgatttgaattcattgaGTAAAGAACAATTAGTTGAAAGGGCAAAGGAAAATACCCAATGGTTCTTCGGTGTTCCACAGAAGCCTTGGTATTCAAGAGCTGCTGACAACACGTTAAACTTTGCCAAACGTGCTTATGCAGTTATTAGACCATAG